The following coding sequences are from one Lycium ferocissimum isolate CSIRO_LF1 chromosome 3, AGI_CSIRO_Lferr_CH_V1, whole genome shotgun sequence window:
- the LOC132049180 gene encoding calmodulin-interacting protein 111 isoform X1, translated as MPSKKKNQKSSSRLSQSEISSDNTQSDVELTEEQLKFSLLEASRKFPNLISKTAFIGRISEDAVETVDTKGCKIWVSESSMLANSISPGSIVSVSLAPLKRHESNFPLRSLVDECTRHFGLEYTENASLEAGNFFALATVFPSCKVLKNGARLSSSLSWSMGSPASGRIIFVHPIGDHTIRSIASGINGSSNGSVSSLLVSKCEELSLLLVSRDGKSPMNSFISSQYPTTETRNGRVDTTMVSSPRTPIHSHSRLNSPSAREFNTPKDEESVSISSDIGGTSSNIFNIREVLVDDHSKKLIQTCTASWLCSRILLSGNLVIVPLLSRLCFFQVTGASSPQSLGDYDNIAFPVDHKTKVVLHLPQDTEMGTPIRRLSSSELEHRNINSKEGVDCPKLGGLSEEFAVLMDIIISSAVKGTMASMGLRPTKGVLLHGPPGTGKTALAQLCAHEAGVNLFSVNGPEVISQYYGESERALNEVFDSASQAAPAVVFIDELDAIAPARKDAGEELSQRMVATLLNLIDGIRRADGVLVIAATNRPDSVEPALRRPGRLDREIEIGVPSARQRYEILHTLLGEMEHVLSDKDVQEVATATHGFVGADLAALCNEAALNCLREHVDSKTSFGNTQCKPIMPTFDACLGRNGTHCLQDNKDLSSDSDSEGVSISEARISSDIPRNFTSMAQTDTLRITYKDFERARMKIRPSAMREVILEVPKVNWDDVGGQREVKMQLIEAVEWPQKHQEAFKRIGTRPPTGVLMFGPPGCSKTLLARAVASEAGLNFLAVKGPELYSKWVGESEKAVRTLFAKARANSPSIIFFDEIDGLAVVRGKESDGVSVADRVMSQLLIELDGLHQRVNVTVIAATNRPDKIDPALLRPGRFDRLLYVGPPDEKDREAIFHIHLKKMPCSSDICIEELARLTSGCTGADISLICREAAIAAIEENLDASEITMEHLKAAIRQVPPSEVHSYQELSNRFQRLVHSDPLKDD; from the exons atgcCATCAAAGAAGAAGAATCAAAAGTCATCATCAAGGCTATCACAATCAGAAATTAGTAGTGATAATACTCAATCAGATGTTGAATTAACTGAAGAACAACTTAAGTTCTCTCTTCTCGAAGCTTCTAGAAAGTTCCCGAATTTGATTTCGAAAACAGCTTTTATTGGTCGAATATCAGAAGATGCTGTTGAAACAGTGGATACTAAAGGCTGTAAAATTTGGGTTTCAGAATCTTCAATGCTTGCTAATTCTATTTCACCTGGCTCCATTGTATCg GTATCCCTTGCTCCTTTGAAGAGACATGAAAGTAACTTCCCGCTTAGATCATTAGTAGATGAGTGTACAAGGCATTTTGGGCTTGAGTATACAGAAAACGCGTCTCTTGAAGCAGGAAACTTCTTTGCTCTTGCAACTGTTTTCCCATCTTGTAAG GTTTTAAAAAATGGAGCACGTTTATCTTCAAGCCTCTCATGGAGTATGGGTTCTCCTGCCTCGGGTAGGATCATTTTTGTTCATCCTATTGGTGATCATACCATAAGGAGTATTGCAAGTGGAATCAATGGATCGTCCAATGGTAGTGTTAGTTCCCTTTTGGTTAGTAAGTGCGAGGAACTATCTTTGTTGCTGGTATCTCGTGATGGAAAATCACCGATGAACAGCTTCATATCCTCCCAATATCCAACCACTGAAACTAGAAACGGTCGAGTGGATACTACGATGGTTTCATCTCCTCGGACTCCAATACATTCGCACTCTAGACTTAATTCTCCTAGCGCCAGGGAGTTCAATACGCCCAAGGATGAAGAATCAGTGTCGATTTCTTCTGATATAGGTGGTACATCTAGTAACATATTCAACATAAGAGAAGTTTTGGTGGATGACCATTCAAAGAAACTCATACAAACCTGTACAGCTTCGTGGTTGTGTTCTCGCATTTTACTCTCTGGAAATCTTGTGATTGTCCCACTGCTTTCAAGGCTGTGTTTTTTCCAGGTTACAGGTGCTTCTTCTCCACAAAGTTTGGGGGACTATGACAATATTGCTTTCCCTGTAGATCATAAAACAAAAGTGGTTCTACATTTACCCCAGGATACTGAAATGGGAACTCCTATAAGAAGATTATCATCATCAGAGCTTGAACATAGAAATATCAACAGTAAGGAAGGAGTTGACTGCCCAAAATTGGGTGGTCTTTCTGAAGAATTTGCAGTTCTAATGGACATAATAATATCGTCAGCTGTGAAGGGTACAATGGCCAG CATGGGTTTACGACCTACAAAGGGGGTTCTTCTTCATGGCCCACCTGGAACTGGAAAGACTGCTTTGGCGCAGTTATGTGCTCATGAAGCTGGTGTAAATCTATTCTCTGTCAATGGGCCTGAAGTAATTAGTCAATATTATGGCGAAAGCGAACGGGCATTGAACGAGGTCTTTGATTCAGCGAGTCAAGCAGCTCCTGCCGTG GTCTTCATTGATGAGTTGGATGCTATTGCGCCTGCTCGTAAAGATGCAGGTGAAGAGCTTTCTCAAAGAATGGTAGCTACATTGTTAAACTTGATAGATGGAATAAGAAGAGCTGATGGAGTACTTGTTATTGCTGCAACCAATCGACCTGACAGTGTTGAACCAGCTCTTAGACGACCTGGAAGACTTGACAGGGAAATTGAAATAG GTGTACCATCTGCCAGACAACGGTATGAAATACTACATACACTGCTTGGTGAAATGGAACACGTTCTTTCGGACAAGGATGTTCAAGAAGTTGCAACAGCTACACATGGTTTTGTGGGCGCTGACCTAGCTGCTTTGTGCAACGAAGCAGCTTTGAATTGTCTTCGTGAACATGTTGATTCAAAAACAAGCTTTGGAAATACTCAGTGTAAACCTATAATGCCAACATTTGATGCATGCCTTGGAAGGAATGGTACCCATTGCTTACAAGACAATAAAGACCTTTCTTCTGACAGTGATTCCGAGGGTGTATCTATTTCAGAAGCACGTATTTCATCAGATATTCCAAGAAACTTTACTAGCATGGCACAGACAGACACTCTTAGGATCACTTATAAAGATTTTGAAAGGGctagaatgaaaataaggcCAAGTGCCATGAGAGAG GTTATACTTGAGGTTCCAAAGGTAAACTGGGATGATGTTGGAGGGCAGAGGGAGGTTAAGATGCAACTCATAGAAGCTGTTGAATGGCCTCAGAAACATCAGGAGGCTTTCAAGCGTATTGGCACTCGTCCCCCTACTGGAGTTTTGATGTTTGGTCCTCCAGGATGCAGCAAAACATTATTAGCTCGTGCAGTTGCTTCTGAAGCAGGGTTGAACTTTCTTGCAGTGAAAGGACCTGAGCTTTACAGCAAATGGGTGGGTGAATCAGAAAAAGCTGTCAGGACACTATTTGCAAAGGCTAGGGCGAATTCTCcttcaataatattttttgatGAAATAGATGGCCTTGCTGTCGTACGTGGCAAAGAAAGTGACGGGGTTTCTGTGGCAGATCGGGTCATGAGTCAACTTCTTATCGAATTAGATG GTTTACACCAGAGAGTTAATGTCACTGTTATTGCTGCAACAAATCGGCCAGACAAGATTGACCCTGCTCTTCTAAGACCAG GACGTTTTGATCGATTGCTGTACGTCGGACCTCCAGATGAAAAAGACAGGGAGGCAATATTCCACATACATTTGAAGAAGATGCCATGCAGTTCTGACATATGCATTGAAGAGCTAGCTCGTCTAACCAGTGGCTGTACTGGTGCTGACATATCACTGATATGTCGTGAAGCAGCTATAGCAGCTATTGAA GAAAACCTTGATGCCTCTGAAATAACAATGGAACATCTGAAGGCTGCTATTAGGCAAGTGCCTCCATCTGAAGTTCATTCTTACCAGGAGTTATCAAATAGATTTCAGAGGCTTGTGCACTCAGATCCTTTGAAAGATGATTAG
- the LOC132049180 gene encoding calmodulin-interacting protein 111 isoform X2 — translation MSVQGILGLSIQKTRLLKQETSLLLQLFSHLVLKNGARLSSSLSWSMGSPASGRIIFVHPIGDHTIRSIASGINGSSNGSVSSLLVSKCEELSLLLVSRDGKSPMNSFISSQYPTTETRNGRVDTTMVSSPRTPIHSHSRLNSPSAREFNTPKDEESVSISSDIGGTSSNIFNIREVLVDDHSKKLIQTCTASWLCSRILLSGNLVIVPLLSRLCFFQVTGASSPQSLGDYDNIAFPVDHKTKVVLHLPQDTEMGTPIRRLSSSELEHRNINSKEGVDCPKLGGLSEEFAVLMDIIISSAVKGTMASMGLRPTKGVLLHGPPGTGKTALAQLCAHEAGVNLFSVNGPEVISQYYGESERALNEVFDSASQAAPAVVFIDELDAIAPARKDAGEELSQRMVATLLNLIDGIRRADGVLVIAATNRPDSVEPALRRPGRLDREIEIGVPSARQRYEILHTLLGEMEHVLSDKDVQEVATATHGFVGADLAALCNEAALNCLREHVDSKTSFGNTQCKPIMPTFDACLGRNGTHCLQDNKDLSSDSDSEGVSISEARISSDIPRNFTSMAQTDTLRITYKDFERARMKIRPSAMREVILEVPKVNWDDVGGQREVKMQLIEAVEWPQKHQEAFKRIGTRPPTGVLMFGPPGCSKTLLARAVASEAGLNFLAVKGPELYSKWVGESEKAVRTLFAKARANSPSIIFFDEIDGLAVVRGKESDGVSVADRVMSQLLIELDGLHQRVNVTVIAATNRPDKIDPALLRPGRFDRLLYVGPPDEKDREAIFHIHLKKMPCSSDICIEELARLTSGCTGADISLICREAAIAAIEENLDASEITMEHLKAAIRQVPPSEVHSYQELSNRFQRLVHSDPLKDD, via the exons ATGAGTGTACAAGGCATTTTGGGCTTGAGTATACAGAAAACGCGTCTCTTGAAGCAGGAAACTTCTTTGCTCTTGCAACTGTTTTCCCATCTT GTTTTAAAAAATGGAGCACGTTTATCTTCAAGCCTCTCATGGAGTATGGGTTCTCCTGCCTCGGGTAGGATCATTTTTGTTCATCCTATTGGTGATCATACCATAAGGAGTATTGCAAGTGGAATCAATGGATCGTCCAATGGTAGTGTTAGTTCCCTTTTGGTTAGTAAGTGCGAGGAACTATCTTTGTTGCTGGTATCTCGTGATGGAAAATCACCGATGAACAGCTTCATATCCTCCCAATATCCAACCACTGAAACTAGAAACGGTCGAGTGGATACTACGATGGTTTCATCTCCTCGGACTCCAATACATTCGCACTCTAGACTTAATTCTCCTAGCGCCAGGGAGTTCAATACGCCCAAGGATGAAGAATCAGTGTCGATTTCTTCTGATATAGGTGGTACATCTAGTAACATATTCAACATAAGAGAAGTTTTGGTGGATGACCATTCAAAGAAACTCATACAAACCTGTACAGCTTCGTGGTTGTGTTCTCGCATTTTACTCTCTGGAAATCTTGTGATTGTCCCACTGCTTTCAAGGCTGTGTTTTTTCCAGGTTACAGGTGCTTCTTCTCCACAAAGTTTGGGGGACTATGACAATATTGCTTTCCCTGTAGATCATAAAACAAAAGTGGTTCTACATTTACCCCAGGATACTGAAATGGGAACTCCTATAAGAAGATTATCATCATCAGAGCTTGAACATAGAAATATCAACAGTAAGGAAGGAGTTGACTGCCCAAAATTGGGTGGTCTTTCTGAAGAATTTGCAGTTCTAATGGACATAATAATATCGTCAGCTGTGAAGGGTACAATGGCCAG CATGGGTTTACGACCTACAAAGGGGGTTCTTCTTCATGGCCCACCTGGAACTGGAAAGACTGCTTTGGCGCAGTTATGTGCTCATGAAGCTGGTGTAAATCTATTCTCTGTCAATGGGCCTGAAGTAATTAGTCAATATTATGGCGAAAGCGAACGGGCATTGAACGAGGTCTTTGATTCAGCGAGTCAAGCAGCTCCTGCCGTG GTCTTCATTGATGAGTTGGATGCTATTGCGCCTGCTCGTAAAGATGCAGGTGAAGAGCTTTCTCAAAGAATGGTAGCTACATTGTTAAACTTGATAGATGGAATAAGAAGAGCTGATGGAGTACTTGTTATTGCTGCAACCAATCGACCTGACAGTGTTGAACCAGCTCTTAGACGACCTGGAAGACTTGACAGGGAAATTGAAATAG GTGTACCATCTGCCAGACAACGGTATGAAATACTACATACACTGCTTGGTGAAATGGAACACGTTCTTTCGGACAAGGATGTTCAAGAAGTTGCAACAGCTACACATGGTTTTGTGGGCGCTGACCTAGCTGCTTTGTGCAACGAAGCAGCTTTGAATTGTCTTCGTGAACATGTTGATTCAAAAACAAGCTTTGGAAATACTCAGTGTAAACCTATAATGCCAACATTTGATGCATGCCTTGGAAGGAATGGTACCCATTGCTTACAAGACAATAAAGACCTTTCTTCTGACAGTGATTCCGAGGGTGTATCTATTTCAGAAGCACGTATTTCATCAGATATTCCAAGAAACTTTACTAGCATGGCACAGACAGACACTCTTAGGATCACTTATAAAGATTTTGAAAGGGctagaatgaaaataaggcCAAGTGCCATGAGAGAG GTTATACTTGAGGTTCCAAAGGTAAACTGGGATGATGTTGGAGGGCAGAGGGAGGTTAAGATGCAACTCATAGAAGCTGTTGAATGGCCTCAGAAACATCAGGAGGCTTTCAAGCGTATTGGCACTCGTCCCCCTACTGGAGTTTTGATGTTTGGTCCTCCAGGATGCAGCAAAACATTATTAGCTCGTGCAGTTGCTTCTGAAGCAGGGTTGAACTTTCTTGCAGTGAAAGGACCTGAGCTTTACAGCAAATGGGTGGGTGAATCAGAAAAAGCTGTCAGGACACTATTTGCAAAGGCTAGGGCGAATTCTCcttcaataatattttttgatGAAATAGATGGCCTTGCTGTCGTACGTGGCAAAGAAAGTGACGGGGTTTCTGTGGCAGATCGGGTCATGAGTCAACTTCTTATCGAATTAGATG GTTTACACCAGAGAGTTAATGTCACTGTTATTGCTGCAACAAATCGGCCAGACAAGATTGACCCTGCTCTTCTAAGACCAG GACGTTTTGATCGATTGCTGTACGTCGGACCTCCAGATGAAAAAGACAGGGAGGCAATATTCCACATACATTTGAAGAAGATGCCATGCAGTTCTGACATATGCATTGAAGAGCTAGCTCGTCTAACCAGTGGCTGTACTGGTGCTGACATATCACTGATATGTCGTGAAGCAGCTATAGCAGCTATTGAA GAAAACCTTGATGCCTCTGAAATAACAATGGAACATCTGAAGGCTGCTATTAGGCAAGTGCCTCCATCTGAAGTTCATTCTTACCAGGAGTTATCAAATAGATTTCAGAGGCTTGTGCACTCAGATCCTTTGAAAGATGATTAG
- the LOC132049181 gene encoding transcription factor MYBC1-like, translating to MREEDSNWFAKWEEELPKPEELMPLSQTLITPDLAIAFDIPNPTSPNPQNKQQQTPLVQSSQPNSSAEFESGELNGPGGGGDEPARTLKRPRLVWTPQLHKRFVDAVAHLGIKNAVPKTIMQLMSVDGLTRENVASHLQKYRLYLKRMQGLSNSGSGGSNAQSLSGADPAMDNLFASSPVPAHFLQHPVRGSSDHFMPFVPHHHHMGVVVGHHPQVQQQYRQFGSPGNGHFEHPFLSRQQSQQQVQRMGASGHNGNYVEDVDSATTGVNGRKVLTLFPTGDD from the coding sequence ATGAGGGAAGAAGATTCAAATTGGTTTGCTAAATGGGAAGAAGAATTGCCTAAACCTGAAGAATTAATGCCTTTATCTCAAACCCTTATTACACCTGATCTTGCTATAGCTTTTGATATTCCAAACCCTACTAGCCCAAATCCTcaaaacaagcaacaacaaacACCACTTGTTCAATCATCTCAGCCTAATTCATCAGCTGAATTTGAGTCTGGTGAGCTAAATGGGcctggtggtggtggtgatgaaCCGGCCCGGACCCTTAAAAGGCCCAGACTTGTGTGGACCCCACAGTTACATAAGAGGTTTGTTGATGCAGTTGCTCATTTAGGGATCAAGAATGCTGTTCCCAAAACTATAATGCAACTGATGAGTGTCGATGGGTTAACGCGCGAAAATGTGGCTAGTCATTTGCAAAAGTATAGGCTTTATTTGAAAAGAATGCAGGGTCTTTCTAATAGTGGAAGTGGTGGTAGCAATGCTCAATCTTTATCAGGTGCTGATCCAGCAATGGATAATTTGTTCGCTAGTTCGCCTGTTCCAGCGCATTTTCTGCAGCATCCGGTGAGGGGTAGTTCGGACCATTTCATGCCGTTTGTGCCACATCACCATCATATGGGAGTTGTTGTTGGACACCATCCACAAGTTCAACAGCAGTATAGGCAATTTGGGTCACCGGGGAACGGGCATTTTGAGCATCCTTTTTTGTCTAGGCAGCAATCACAGCAGCAGGTTCAGAGAATGGGGGCATCAGGGCATAATGGTAATTATGTGGAGGATGTGGATTCAGCCACAACCGGAGTTAACGGGAGGAAGGTACTTACTCTGTTTCCAACAGGGGATGATTGA